A window of the Lagopus muta isolate bLagMut1 chromosome 1, bLagMut1 primary, whole genome shotgun sequence genome harbors these coding sequences:
- the LOC125696576 gene encoding atherin-like — protein sequence MPVTSELTAAPTFCSSTTTQAGPGRPAPFPSSRHRASSPRPSTCPAPAALTEPPSCLAPAAPPQLDTRDSDSRADSSAYRQPPSVPPTRPAADPAPPHRPRQLPPAPLPAAGAGGNLTSAPAPPSLPHCASRHRKSGKGVRRGRGGDSYDPAALGAVRGRGVHVRARTGPSSGTRALMDK from the coding sequence ATGCCGGTAACCTCAGAGCTGACAGCGGCACCGACCTTCTGTTCTTCTACTACGACACAGGCCGGTCCCGGCCGCCCCGCTCCCTTCCCAAGCAGCCGGCACAGGGCGAGCAGCCCCCGCCCCTCCACCTGCCCGGCGCCCGCGGCGCTAACAGAGCCTCCATCTTGTCTGGCGCCCGCGGCGCCTCCGCAGCTCGACACCCGCGACAGCGACAGCCGAGCAGACTCCTCCGCATACCGACAACCGCCCTCGGTGCCGCCGACCCGCCCCGCCGCCGACCCCGCGCCTCCTCACCGGCCGCGCCAGCTGCCGCCCGCTCCGCTCCCTGCCGCGGGAGCCGGCGGCAACCTCACTTCCGCTCCGGCCCCGCCGTCCCTTCCGCATTGCGCCTCCCGCCACCGGAAGTCGGGGAAAGGCGTGAGGCGGGGGCGCGGAGGCGACAGTTACGATCCCGCTGCCCTGGGGGCGGTGAGGGGGAGGGGGGTTCATGTCAGGGCGCGTACGGGGCCGTCGAGCGGGACCCGAGCCCTAATGGATAAATAa